A genomic segment from Drosophila miranda strain MSH22 chromosome 3, D.miranda_PacBio2.1, whole genome shotgun sequence encodes:
- the LOC108159735 gene encoding nuclear pore complex protein Nup75 isoform X1, with amino-acid sequence MNDNTVSTFELGDALATRFGNTLTGVFVPGSKIALSAYRHVKWNSRDVPSETAGQDPVLIYLAQETTLFDEPVLRSLLAESNITFATLQELGQKAPRAEYLRISHTYRSVVRASLERLEHAKKSPEVQMDGERQQRISETVIVFYAAECLWHLFEILYMQQSQLIVPQLLNWARFYAPQIEDRATDFLLMAEEASENDDYWNVLKSLVMVGALDVTRAILRQNRKASQPAFKAVELILASMPVCKEGFPLKKFNSQWEHWHVDAERKIQANAFQSEPELEQILQLVTGSNEHWDAGIKESNEWYEFLPGYLLYTKPTCKPFELKIAAANWLNRWTLLRPCSQLNNMARMISQLMEHDLRLFIYDTQRINDTNWLTTHMIDLIYHSGELKGYFEQNNIDLPALRHSMIYEYGSYLMSTRSLWQLGIDYLDCCKQEGKAAMELLLPRISLRSDRHALKIMSVARKRGLIDVEQEICKVLSRQSFDDERYGNALEWGIRSKDVLLVTGIADFILKNYSRTGNMLCPDVIVHIKSSMFISPRLVFLFKYFEFYELYRNRDFLAAVELLVNLLNSKITPDYFWPSLLIDTVPLLESKDPKIFSNETVAILHHLETELVPIIERNTDKLGNQKNAETVFKDYRAENIDEILNILRLACARNLARSLVIENTSPES; translated from the exons ATGAATGATAACACAGTATCCACTTTT GAGCTTGGCGACGCCCTGGCCACCCGCTTTGGAAACACACTCACCGGCGTTTTTGTGCCGGGTTCTAAAATAGCGCTCAGTGCCTACCGTCACGTCAAGTGGAATTCAAGAGATGTCCCCAGCGAAACAGCCGGCCAGGATCCCGTGCTCATCTATCTGGCTCAAGAGACTACACTGTTCGACGAGCCTGTACTGCGAAGTCTGCTTGCCGAGTCGAACATCACCTTTGCAACGTTGCAAGAATTGGGTCAGAAGGCTCCAAGGGCAGAATATCTGAGAATTTCACACACGTACCGCAGTGTAGTGCGGGCCAGCCTTGAGAGGCTGGAGCATGCTAAAAAGTCGCCAGAGGTACAGATGGATGGAGAGCGTCAGCAACGCATTAGCGAAACCGTCATTGTCTTCTATGCGGCAGAGTGCCTCTGGCATCTCTTCGAGATTCTCTACATGCAGCAAAGTCAACTTATTGTTCCCCAGCTGCTCAACTGGGCACGTTTTTATGCACCGCAAATCGAGGATCGAGCGACCGATTTTCTACTGATGGCTGAAGAGGCCAGTGAGAATGATGATTATTGGAACGTTCTAAAGTCTCTAGTCATGGTTGGCGCCCTGGACGTCACACGTGCCATCCTTCGCCAGAATCGCAAGGCTAGCCAACCAGCTTTCAAGGCAGTAGAACTGATACTTGCATCCATGCCCGTCTGTAAGGAAGGATTTCCACTGAAGAAGTTCAACTCGCAATGGGAGCATTGGCATGTGGATGCGGAGCGTAAGATCCAGGCAAATGCATTTCAGTCTGAGCCAGAGCTCGAGCAGATCCTTCAGCTTGTCACAGGCAGCAATGAGCACTGGGATGCCGGCATCAAGGAGTCAAACGAATGGTACGAGTTCCTACCTGGCTACCTGCTCTACACCAAACCCACCTGCAAGCCCTTCGAGCTGAAAATTGCTGCGGCCAATTGGTTGAATCGGTGGACACTTCTCCGGCCCTGCAGCCAGTTGAACAACATGGCCCGAATGATCTCGCAGCTCATGGAGCATGATCTAAGGCTCTTCATTTATGATACCCAGAGGATCAACGACACCAATTGGCTAACCACACATATGATTGATTTGATCTATCATTCCGGAGAGTTAAAGGGCTATTTTGAGCAAAACAACAT TGATCTTCCGGCACTGCGCCACTCTATGATATACGAGTATGGCAGCTATTTGATGAGCACACGGAGCCTATGGCAGCTGGGAATTGATTATTTGGACTGTTGCAAGCAGGAAGGTAAAGCGGCCATGGAGCTACTTCTGCCTCGCATATCGCTGCGTAGCGACCGGCATGCCCTTAAGATCATGAGCGTAGCCAGGAAGCGGGGCCTGATTGATGTGGAGCAGGAGATATGCAAAGTCCTGTCCAGGCAATCATTCGATGATGAGCGCTATGGCAACGCCTTAGAATGGGGCATACGGTCTAAGGATGTGCTGTTGGTCACGGGAATAGCTGACTTTATATTGAAG AATTATTCTCGGACGGGCAATATGCTTTGTCCGGATGTCATTGTCCACATTAAAAGTAGCATGTTCATCTCGCCGCGATTAGTTTTCCTCTTCAAGTACTTTGAGTTCTACGAGCTATATCGCAACCGTGATTTTCTGGCTGCGGTCGAGCTACTGGTCAATCTATTGAACTCCAAAATAACTCCAGATTA CTTCTGGCCCTCTTTGCTCATTGACACAGTGCCACTGCTGGAGTCGAAGGATCCGAAAATCTTCTCAAATGAAACTGTAGCGATTCTGCATCATTTGGAGACGGAGCTGGTGCCCATTATAGAGCGTAACACGGACAAATTAGGAAAC CAGAAAAATGCAGAGACCGTGTTCAAGGACTATCGCGCGGAAAATATAGATGAGATTCTCAATATTTTGCGCCTGGCATGCGCGCGCAATTTGGCCAGGTCCCTAGTTATTGAAAACACAAGTCCAGAATCGTAA
- the LOC108159735 gene encoding nuclear pore complex protein Nup75 isoform X2, translating into MNDNTVSTFELGDALATRFGNTLTGVFVPGSKIALSAYRHVKWNSRDVPSETAGQDPVLIYLAQETTLFDEPVLRSLLAESNITFATLQELGQKAPRAEYLRISHTYRSVVRASLERLEHAKKSPEVQMDGERQQRISETVIVFYAAECLWHLFEILYMQQSQLIVPQLLNWARFYAPQIEDRATDFLLMAEEASENDDYWNVLKSLVMVGALDVTRAILRQNRKASQPAFKAVELILASMPVCKEGFPLKKFNSQWEHWHVDAERKIQANAFQSEPELEQILQLVTGSNEHWDAGIKESNEWYEFLPGYLLYTKPTCKPFELKIAAANWLNRWTLLRPCSQLNNMARMISQLMEHDLRLFIYDTQRINDTNWLTTHMIDLIYHSGELKGYFEQNNIDLPALRHSMIYEYGSYLMSTRSLWQLGIDYLDCCKQEGKAAMELLLPRISLRSDRHALKIMSVARKRGLIDVEQEICKVLSRQSFDDERYGNALEWGIRSKDVLLVTGIADFILKNYSRTGNMLCPDVIVHIKSSMFISPRLVFLFKYFEFYELYRNRDFLAAVELLVNLLNSKITPDYFWPSLLIDTVPLLESKDPKIFSNETVAILHHLETELVPIIERNTDKLGNKNAETVFKDYRAENIDEILNILRLACARNLARSLVIENTSPES; encoded by the exons ATGAATGATAACACAGTATCCACTTTT GAGCTTGGCGACGCCCTGGCCACCCGCTTTGGAAACACACTCACCGGCGTTTTTGTGCCGGGTTCTAAAATAGCGCTCAGTGCCTACCGTCACGTCAAGTGGAATTCAAGAGATGTCCCCAGCGAAACAGCCGGCCAGGATCCCGTGCTCATCTATCTGGCTCAAGAGACTACACTGTTCGACGAGCCTGTACTGCGAAGTCTGCTTGCCGAGTCGAACATCACCTTTGCAACGTTGCAAGAATTGGGTCAGAAGGCTCCAAGGGCAGAATATCTGAGAATTTCACACACGTACCGCAGTGTAGTGCGGGCCAGCCTTGAGAGGCTGGAGCATGCTAAAAAGTCGCCAGAGGTACAGATGGATGGAGAGCGTCAGCAACGCATTAGCGAAACCGTCATTGTCTTCTATGCGGCAGAGTGCCTCTGGCATCTCTTCGAGATTCTCTACATGCAGCAAAGTCAACTTATTGTTCCCCAGCTGCTCAACTGGGCACGTTTTTATGCACCGCAAATCGAGGATCGAGCGACCGATTTTCTACTGATGGCTGAAGAGGCCAGTGAGAATGATGATTATTGGAACGTTCTAAAGTCTCTAGTCATGGTTGGCGCCCTGGACGTCACACGTGCCATCCTTCGCCAGAATCGCAAGGCTAGCCAACCAGCTTTCAAGGCAGTAGAACTGATACTTGCATCCATGCCCGTCTGTAAGGAAGGATTTCCACTGAAGAAGTTCAACTCGCAATGGGAGCATTGGCATGTGGATGCGGAGCGTAAGATCCAGGCAAATGCATTTCAGTCTGAGCCAGAGCTCGAGCAGATCCTTCAGCTTGTCACAGGCAGCAATGAGCACTGGGATGCCGGCATCAAGGAGTCAAACGAATGGTACGAGTTCCTACCTGGCTACCTGCTCTACACCAAACCCACCTGCAAGCCCTTCGAGCTGAAAATTGCTGCGGCCAATTGGTTGAATCGGTGGACACTTCTCCGGCCCTGCAGCCAGTTGAACAACATGGCCCGAATGATCTCGCAGCTCATGGAGCATGATCTAAGGCTCTTCATTTATGATACCCAGAGGATCAACGACACCAATTGGCTAACCACACATATGATTGATTTGATCTATCATTCCGGAGAGTTAAAGGGCTATTTTGAGCAAAACAACAT TGATCTTCCGGCACTGCGCCACTCTATGATATACGAGTATGGCAGCTATTTGATGAGCACACGGAGCCTATGGCAGCTGGGAATTGATTATTTGGACTGTTGCAAGCAGGAAGGTAAAGCGGCCATGGAGCTACTTCTGCCTCGCATATCGCTGCGTAGCGACCGGCATGCCCTTAAGATCATGAGCGTAGCCAGGAAGCGGGGCCTGATTGATGTGGAGCAGGAGATATGCAAAGTCCTGTCCAGGCAATCATTCGATGATGAGCGCTATGGCAACGCCTTAGAATGGGGCATACGGTCTAAGGATGTGCTGTTGGTCACGGGAATAGCTGACTTTATATTGAAG AATTATTCTCGGACGGGCAATATGCTTTGTCCGGATGTCATTGTCCACATTAAAAGTAGCATGTTCATCTCGCCGCGATTAGTTTTCCTCTTCAAGTACTTTGAGTTCTACGAGCTATATCGCAACCGTGATTTTCTGGCTGCGGTCGAGCTACTGGTCAATCTATTGAACTCCAAAATAACTCCAGATTA CTTCTGGCCCTCTTTGCTCATTGACACAGTGCCACTGCTGGAGTCGAAGGATCCGAAAATCTTCTCAAATGAAACTGTAGCGATTCTGCATCATTTGGAGACGGAGCTGGTGCCCATTATAGAGCGTAACACGGACAAATTAGGAAAC AAAAATGCAGAGACCGTGTTCAAGGACTATCGCGCGGAAAATATAGATGAGATTCTCAATATTTTGCGCCTGGCATGCGCGCGCAATTTGGCCAGGTCCCTAGTTATTGAAAACACAAGTCCAGAATCGTAA
- the LOC108159736 gene encoding uncharacterized protein CG10915 isoform X1: MEQNSNSSSETFAEESSGGTARFVGQIPTQMDPDSDSNFGMDNCSGSASGSDTVSATHEFQTMKPGPGGVQKQPPCSSSNGRTRSELPHSELVKMLYYLEGELQARDVCIAALRNERVKQLITQLRTKRVQPNDPYAAIFRDKIAMNGNLISRESSTQAAQAEMEVRQIIEQQMEQQYQMVSKQRATHFRMVNILTESLENNQRMLQELEEEKAKHEHDTAQGDDITYGLEMERSKLKQDLENERTQVARMEKELQRLQETLEYERNRQKQIVLLLIAERKKILMKYIEEGKRSEDLAQILAEEKQRSDTIAEGLEEESKKSLRMEEEMEKQAQSMEIERKAIMAKLAKEELRVKEMEQELNGLRVEHEALKKQQLQQQQQLAGSSSTVAATKARQFSDDACATPPMANIAKIVQPTATVSSMPVSGPQTGIARSIAPGQNIRSAGIATAPTGTATAPTVINHTSTNNSSGTTGITASVTSSVDGGASAASVSATVAVPPSPSPAKMQPTATIQRAPGGKYAALAAAAALDQTATLPHPHPVPIAVPPVTVPPAGARGAPPPIPTKPIVPPKREPSLSRLGSITSGSAIASVTAAVPATAAPHVPSSTSVAAAAGAGTAKHN; encoded by the exons ATGGAGCAAAACTCCAACAGCAGTTCGGAGACATTCGCAGAGGAGAGCAGTGGGGGCACAGCCCGATTTGTGGGCCAGATTCCGACCCAGATGGACCCAGATTCCGACTCCAACTTCGGGATGGATAACTGTTCCGGGTCCGCGTCTGGCAGCGACACAGTGAGCGCCACACACGAGTTTCAGACCATGAAACCGGGCCCAGGAGGAGTGCAGAAGCAGCCGCCGTGTTCCAGCAGCAACGGGCGCACTCGCTCCGAGCTGCCGCACAGCGAGCTGGTGAAGATGCTCTACTATCTGGAGGGCGAGCTGCAGGCTCGGGATGTGTGCATTGCCGCCTTGCGCAACGAGCGTGTGAAGCAACTTATCACCCAGTTGCGCACCAAACGGGTGCAGCCCAATGATCCATATGCGGCTATATTCCGCGATAAGATCGCTATGAATGGGAATCTCATTTCGCGGGAATCTTCCACGCAGGCGGCGCAAGCAGAGATGGAGGTGCGGCAGATAATAGAACAGCAAATGGAGCAGCAGTACCAAATGGTCAGTAAGCAGAGGGCCACGCATTTCCGCATGGTCAACATACTCACCGAATCCCTGGAGAACAATCAGCGCATGCTGCAGGAACTTGAAGAGGAGAAAGCCAAGCACGAGCATGACACGGCCCAGGGCGATGATATCACCTATGGCCTGGAAATGGAGCGCTCGAAGCTAAAGCAGGATCTTGAGAATGAGCGGACCCAGGTGGCCAGAATGGAGAAGGAATTGCAGAGGCTTCAAGAGACCCTCGAGTACGAGCGCAATCGACAGAAGCAGATTGTCCTCCTCCTGATAGCCGAGCGAAAGAAGATTCTGATGAAGTACATTGAAGAGG GCAAGCGTTCTGAGGATTTGGCCCAAATCTTGGCCGAGGAGAAGCAGCGGTCGGATACCATCGCTGAGGGCCTCGAGGAGGAAAGCAAAAAGTCGCTACGCATGGAAGAGGAGATGGAAAAGCAAGCGCAGTCAATGGAGATCGAACGCAAGGCGATAATGGCCAAGCTGGCCAAAGAGGAGCTTCG AGTCAAAGAGATGGAGCAGGAGCTCAACGGCCTGCGTGTCGAGCACGAGGCTTTGAAGAAGcagcaactgcaacagcagcaacaactggCAGGTAGCAGCTCAACGGTGGCTGCCACCAAGGCGCGTCAGTTCAGCG ACGACGCTTGTGCCACACCACCAATGGCAAACATCGCCAAAATTGTGCAGCCAACCGCCACAGTAAGCAGCATGCCGGTGTCGGGCCCTCAAACCGGAATAGCCCGTTCCATAGCGCCTGGACAGAATATACGCAGCGCTGGGATAGCCACGGCCCCTACGGGAACGGCCACAGCACCCACAGTCATCAACCACACCAGCACCAATAACAGCAGTGGAACCACTGGCATTACAGCTAGCGTCACATCATCGGTGGATGGTGGAGCGAGTGCGGCTAGTGTGAGCGCTACTGTGGCGGTGCCACCTTCTCCCTCGCCGGCGAAAATGCAGCCCACGGCCACCATTCAACGGGCCCCAGGTGGCAAGTATGCTGCACTGGCTGCAGCGGCTGCTCTCGACCAGACGGCCACACTACCGCATCCACATCCTGTTCCCATTGCAGTGCCCCCAGTGACGGTGCCACCAGCGGGCGCTCGCGGGGCACCGCCACCCATACCGACCAAGCCAATTGTACCGCCCAAGCGGGAGCCCTCTCTCTCCCGCCTGGGCTCCATAACAAGCGGCAGTGCCATAGCATCGGTCACGGCTGCGGTGCCAGCAACTGCAGCCCCGCACGTTCCATCTTCGACGAGCGTGGCAGCGGCTGCTGGAGCTGGCACAGCAAAGCATAATTAA
- the LOC108159736 gene encoding uncharacterized protein CG10915 isoform X2 — protein MEQNSNSSSETFAEESSGGTARFVGQIPTQMDPDSDSNFGMDNCSGSASGSDTVSATHEFQTMKPGPGGVQKQPPCSSSNGRTRSELPHSELVKMLYYLEGELQARDVCIAALRNERVKQLITQLRTKRVQPNDPYAAIFRDKIAMNGNLISRESSTQAAQAEMEVRQIIEQQMEQQYQMVSKQRATHFRMVNILTESLENNQRMLQELEEEKAKHEHDTAQGDDITYGLEMERSKLKQDLENERTQVARMEKELQRLQETLEYERNRQKQIVLLLIAERKKILMKYIEEGKRSEDLAQILAEEKQRSDTIAEGLEEESKKSLRMEEEMEKQAQSMEIERKAIMAKLAKEELRVKEMEQELNGLRVEHEALKKQQLQQQQQLAGSSSTVAATKARQFSAEIFC, from the exons ATGGAGCAAAACTCCAACAGCAGTTCGGAGACATTCGCAGAGGAGAGCAGTGGGGGCACAGCCCGATTTGTGGGCCAGATTCCGACCCAGATGGACCCAGATTCCGACTCCAACTTCGGGATGGATAACTGTTCCGGGTCCGCGTCTGGCAGCGACACAGTGAGCGCCACACACGAGTTTCAGACCATGAAACCGGGCCCAGGAGGAGTGCAGAAGCAGCCGCCGTGTTCCAGCAGCAACGGGCGCACTCGCTCCGAGCTGCCGCACAGCGAGCTGGTGAAGATGCTCTACTATCTGGAGGGCGAGCTGCAGGCTCGGGATGTGTGCATTGCCGCCTTGCGCAACGAGCGTGTGAAGCAACTTATCACCCAGTTGCGCACCAAACGGGTGCAGCCCAATGATCCATATGCGGCTATATTCCGCGATAAGATCGCTATGAATGGGAATCTCATTTCGCGGGAATCTTCCACGCAGGCGGCGCAAGCAGAGATGGAGGTGCGGCAGATAATAGAACAGCAAATGGAGCAGCAGTACCAAATGGTCAGTAAGCAGAGGGCCACGCATTTCCGCATGGTCAACATACTCACCGAATCCCTGGAGAACAATCAGCGCATGCTGCAGGAACTTGAAGAGGAGAAAGCCAAGCACGAGCATGACACGGCCCAGGGCGATGATATCACCTATGGCCTGGAAATGGAGCGCTCGAAGCTAAAGCAGGATCTTGAGAATGAGCGGACCCAGGTGGCCAGAATGGAGAAGGAATTGCAGAGGCTTCAAGAGACCCTCGAGTACGAGCGCAATCGACAGAAGCAGATTGTCCTCCTCCTGATAGCCGAGCGAAAGAAGATTCTGATGAAGTACATTGAAGAGG GCAAGCGTTCTGAGGATTTGGCCCAAATCTTGGCCGAGGAGAAGCAGCGGTCGGATACCATCGCTGAGGGCCTCGAGGAGGAAAGCAAAAAGTCGCTACGCATGGAAGAGGAGATGGAAAAGCAAGCGCAGTCAATGGAGATCGAACGCAAGGCGATAATGGCCAAGCTGGCCAAAGAGGAGCTTCG AGTCAAAGAGATGGAGCAGGAGCTCAACGGCCTGCGTGTCGAGCACGAGGCTTTGAAGAAGcagcaactgcaacagcagcaacaactggCAGGTAGCAGCTCAACGGTGGCTGCCACCAAGGCGCGTCAGTTCAGCG CTGAAATATTTTGTTAG
- the LOC108159669 gene encoding nitric oxide-associated protein 1: MLKSSRLLKIINNNVTLRWTRLQNSASDVTQSSRQKAWLTARERYKNHEHVYYSSVLETKWKSSTPPASVNSQFPHDWMDDYEFYEGGKSTDSKHGTPDASIPASTVPCSGCGAHLHCSNISMPGYIPSEIFNGRSQQELKTIICQRCHFLNHYNIALDVDVPPSSYVDTISRIQDHFALAIVMVDLLDFPSSIWPGMQHVLGTKRPVFLVGNKVDLLPRDSNSYLNHVKHCLQRSFIQHGGGDGLNIKNVSLISAKTGYGIEELITQLHKTWSYKGDVYLLGCTNVGKSTLFNILLNSDYCRPEASELVRKATTCPWPGTTLELLRFPIFRPSDSRVYQRFKRLFSERVERASLDKLRREQAQKTGAVAAAQPESQVGRSFDRREVVNDSFSMAAGTQPITSLNERRAEYREARWVYDTPGVMQPDQLTALLTAEELAQLQPTTMIRPRAFRLRPKMTLLLGGLARMDILDLSGSEKHYDWLKVFLFASQNLPVMIADTLQAETVYKRYLGTPFLGIPSASGDLEARLKRWPGLHCKDKDIVVSKSGRHEGRLNCDITLSSAGWLGLLLPDNSECSLRVWTPHAAGIYVRTPAVIPLADRLVGKHIRNSLAYNTTMPFVFKK; this comes from the coding sequence ATGTTGAAGAGCTCGCGATTATTAAagattattaataataatgtaacTTTAAGATGGACGCGACTGCAGAATTCGGCTTCCGATGTCACACAGAGCTCACGCCAAAAAGCGTGGCTAACGGCCAGGGAACGTTACAAGAATCACGAGCACGTTTACTACAGCTCCGTCTTGGAGACCAAATGGAAGTCATCTACCCCTCCGGCTTCAGTTAATTCACAATTTCCGCACGATTGGATGGACGACTACGAATTCTACGAGGGAGGCAAGAGCACAGATTCCAAACACGGCACCCCAGACGCCTCAATACCAGCTTCAACCGTTCCATGCAGCGGATGCGGAGCACACTTGCACTGTTCAAATATCTCCATGCCCGGCTACATACCCAGCGAGATATTCAACGGCCGGTCGCAACAGGAGCTAAAAACTATCATTTGCCAAAGGTGCCATTTCCTGAATCACTACAACATCGCCTTGGATGTTGATGTGCCACCTTCGTCCTATGTGGATACGATTTCGCGCATACAGGACCACTTTGCCCTGGCAATCGTAATGGTGGACCTTCTGGACTTTCCCAGCTCCATTTGGCCCGGCATGCAGCACGTTCTGGGCACAAAGCGCCCTGTCTTCCTAGTCGGCAATAAGGTTGATCTCCTGCCGCGCGACTCCAACAGCTACCTGAATCACGTGAAGCATTGCCTGCAGCGTTCGTTCATCCAGCACGGTGGCGGAGACGGGCTCAACATAAAAAATGTCAGTCTGATATCGGCCAAGACAGGCTATGGCATTGAGGAACTGATCACGCAGCTGCACAAGACCTGGTCGTACAAGGGAGATGTGTATCTCCTGGGATGCACGAATGTGGGCAAAAGTACACTGTTTAATATCTTGCTCAACTCGGACTACTGCCGCCCAGAGGCCAGTGAGCTTGTGCGCAAGGCCACGACCTGCCCCTGGCCAGGAACAACCCTTGAACTGTTGAGATTCCCCATCTTCAGACCATCTGACAGCCGAGTCTATCAGCGCTTTAAGCGCTTATTCTCAGAACGCGTCGAACGGGCCTCCTTGGATAAACTGCGGCGGGAACAAGCCCAAAAAACCGGAGCTGTTGCCGCGGCTCAGCCAGAGTCTCAAGTGGGACGCAGCTTCGATCGCCGTGAGGTGGTCAATGACTCCTTCTCGATGGCAGCAGGCACGCAGCCCATAACTAGCTTGAACGAACGTCGTGCAGAGTATCGGGAGGCTCGATGGGTCTACGATACTCCAGGAGTGATGCAGCCCGATCAACTGACAGCTCTACTAACCGCTGAGGAGCTCGCACAGCTGCAGCCAACGACAATGATTCGTCCCCGAGCTTTTCGCCTGCGACCTAAGATGACATTACTGCTAGGAGGCTTGGCCCGCATGGATATCTTGGATCTCTCCGGCTCTGAGAAGCACTATGATTGGCTTAAGGTGTTTTTGTTCGCCTCTCAAAACCTTCCCGTGATGATAGCAGACACCCTGCAAGCAGAAACAGTATATAAGCGATATCTGGGAACTCCCTTCCTTGGCATTCCCTCAGCTAGTGGGGACTTAGAGGCACGATTGAAACGCTGGCCAGGCCTTCATTGCAAAGATAAAGATATTGTTGTTAGCAAAAGCGGCAGGCATGAGGGAAGGCTGAATTGTGATATTACACTAAGCTCCGCAGGATGGCTGGGCCTACTCTTGCCTGATAACTCCGAGTGCAGTCTTCGGGTATGGACGCCACATGCAGCGGGAATATATGTACGTACACCGGCTGTAATACCACTTGCCGATCGGTTGGTGGGCAAACATATTCGAAACTCGTTAGCCTACAATACCACAATGCCATTtgtttttaaaaaataa
- the LOC108159670 gene encoding longitudinals lacking protein-like: MMSSDQQFFLKWNDFQTNMVTSFRHLRDEKSFTDVTLACEGQTCKAHKMVLSACSPYFKALLEENPSKHPIIILKDVSYIHLQAILEFMYAGEVNVSQEQLPAFLKTADRLKVKGLAETPSSIKREG, translated from the exons ATGATGTCGTCGGATCAACAGTTCTTTCTTAAATGGAACGATTTTCAGACGAATATGGTGACCTCGTTCCGTCACTTGCGTGATGAGAAGAGTTTCACAGAT GTAACACTCGCTTGCGAGGGCCAGACTTGCAAAGCACACAAAATGGTGCTTTCCGCTTGCAGTCCCTACTTTAAGGCGCTTTTAGAG GAGAACCCTTCAAAGCACCCGATTATTATACTTAAAGATGTCTCGTATATACACCTACAGGCTATACTGGAGTTTATGTACGCCGGAGAGGTGAATGTGTCCCAAGAGCAGCTGCCAGCATTTCTTAAGACAGCCGATCGCCTCAAAGTAAAAGGCCTGGCAGAGACACCCAGTTCAATAAAGCGGGAGGGTTGA